GCTGGTGGATGGCGCACGTGCCCGAAATGCGGCGCGGCACGATCTTCGCGCGCTCGCGCAGGTACCCGGAGAGGAGTTTCACGTCCTTGTAGTCGATGAAGGCCACCCCCGTGTCGCAGAACTTGCAGTACTTCTTCCGCTTGAACAGGTAGTCCTTCTTGTAGAAGCGCTTCTTTTTTCCGCCTTTGGCGTCGCGTCTAGGGTCGCCCATGGTCGGTCCTCACTCCATGTCCTGGTCGTCTTCGGCGTAGCTGTCACCCACGTCCAAGTCCTCTTCCCCGGCGTGGCGGCGCCGCTTGGCGCTCCGGGCCTTGAGCTTGGCTTCCGAGCGGACCTCCTCGTCCCGGCGGATGGTCAGGTAGCGCATGACGCTCTCGTTGAGCCTCAGGCGACCCTCCACGCCGGCCACGCAGTCCTCGGCTTCGGAATCGTACTCGTAGAGGACGTAGTACCCCTCGGTGAACTTGCGGATGGGATAGGCGAGCGTCCGCTTCCCCCACCGGTTCACCACGAGGTTCTGCCCGCCGAACCTCTCCTTGAGGTCCTTCTCGACGAGGGTGACCTGAGCCTCCAGGTCCGTCTCGCCGAGGTTGGGCGGCAACACGACCACCGTCTCGTAATGTCTCACGTCTTGACCTCCTTATGGCCTAGCCCCCTCCACGTCCGGGAGGAGGAAGAAGGCTTTGAAATCATAGCACAGGCGCGCCCCCGCTGTCCAGGAAGGGGCTTACGCTCCCGCGGCCGGCTCGGGCTTCCCTCTCCGGTTGTGGCGGTTCATGGCGAGGAGAAACCCGTGGGCCACCGCGTCCAGGACGGCGCGGGCCGCCCGTTCCGCGGCCTCCTCCAAAAGAGCGTGCCGGTCCGGATCGAGGGGCGAGAGCAGGTAGTCCACCTGCTCCCCCTTCTCCACCGCCTCCTCCCGGATCCCGAGCCGGATCCTCGGGAAGTCCCCCGTCCCCAGCTCCTCCAGGATGGACTCCATGCCGTGATGGCCCCCGGCGCCGCCGGAAAGACGGAGCCGGACCTGTCCGAAGGGCAGGTCCAGGTCGTCGTAACAGACGATGACCCTCTCCGCCGGAAGGGACTCACGCCGGACCAGCCGGGCCACGGCGATCCCGCTCCGGTTCATGTAGGTCAAGGGCTTGAGAAGGAGAAAGGCGCGCCCCCTCCACCGGCAGACGCTGGCTTCCGCCTCGCCGTCCCTGGAAAACCGGGGTCCGCGGCAGAGTTCCCGGACCTTGTCCGCCACCAGGAAGCCCGCATTGTGGGGTGAACGATCGTAGCGGGGCTCGGGCTTTCCGAGCCCCGCTACAAGGAATTCCACGGACATGGCTGGGGAGCCGGAAAGGGGCTACTTGCCCTCTTTCTCTTCTTCCGCTTCGGACTTCTTGCCCTTGCCGATCACCTCGGGCTCCTGGGACTCGGGGGCGGCCTCCTCGCCGGCGGCGGGAGCGGCCTCGATCCTGGGAGCGGCGATGACGACCACGGGCTGGTTGAGGTCGTTCTCGATGACGCGGACGCCCTCCTTGAACGTGAGCTGGGAGACCTTGATGCTGTCGCCCACCTTGAGGGGGGTCAGGTCGATGGTGACGCGGTCCGGGATGTCCGCGGGAAGGCACTCCACCTGGACCTCGCGCATGATCACGTCCAGCAGGCCCCCTTCCGTCTTCACGCCGTAGGCCGTGCCCTCGCAGACCACGGGCACCCTCACCTTCACCTTTTGATCCATCATGATCCGGGTGAAGTCCGCGTGGATGAGCTCGTTGGTCACGGGGTTGATCTGGATTTCCTTGACCATCACGTGACGCTGGGCTTTGGTTCCCTTGAGGGAGAACAGGAGAATCGTGTTCCTTCCCTTTTCCGAGCGGAGGATCTGGATGATCTTGCGGGGATCCACCGCGATGGGAACGGGCTCCTTGCCCCCTCCGTAAACGATACCGGGGATCAATCCCTTGGATGCGGTCCACTGGCGGCCCTTCTTCCGGACTTCGGGCCGCTGTTCGACCTCGATCTCGATGAACTGCTGAGACATCGTTCGCTCCTACGGGGTCTCGGGTGCGGGCACCCTGCGTGAAACCATAACGATATCAAAAGATTGGCCCTCTGGCAACCCCCCCGGCCCCGTTGTCGGGGACTCCCCGACGGGGCTATTCTTGGGGTCCTCCGGCGTCGGGAGACGCACTCCGCGCCCTTCTGAGCGCCGGACCCCATGAAAGGGAGCGGCCATGGCCCGCATCGATCCGCACTCCCACTTCGACCCCGAACAGCCCCTCGTCCGGAGGCTCCATTGGAAGGTATCGGCCGACTTCGACTCCCACCGCCTCGCCGGGGAGGCCCGCCTCTTCCTGGCGGCTCCATCGGAGGGGCCCCTGGATCTGGATTCGGACGCTCTGGACATCCGCGAGGCGAGGGACCAGCGAAACCGCCCGGTCCCGTTCCACCTGGGAGACCCCGATCCGGTGCTGGGGAGGCGGCTCCGCCTGGATCTGCCGGAGGGCACCACGGAGGTGGCCCTGCGATACGCCACCTCCCCGGAGGCCGCCGCGCTCCAGTGGCTGTCCCCCGAGCAAACCGAGGGCCGCGCGGCGCCCTTCCTCTTCAGCCAGTGCCAGCCCCACCATGCGCGCTCCATGGTCCCCTGCCAGGACAGCCCCCGAGTGCGCATCACCTACCGGGCCGAAATCACGGTCCCCGAAGGGATGCGTCCCGTCATGTCGGCGGGGGATGCGGAGGAGAGCCCTGGGCCGGTTCCCGGGACGCGGACCTTCGCCTTCGAGATGCCTCAGCCCATCCCCTCCTACCTCCTCGCCCTCGCGGCGGGGCGTCTGGAGAGCCGCGATTTGGGCCCCCGCTCGCGCATCTGGGCGGAGCCCGAGACGGTGGAGGCGGCGGCCTTCGAGTTCGCCGAAATCGAGAGCATGATCGCTGCGGCCGAGGGGGTGTTCGGACCGTACGAGTGGGACCGGTACGACATGCTGGTCCTCCCCCCCTCCTTTCCGTACGGGGGCATGGAGAACCCCCGCCTCACCTTCCTCACGCCCACCCTGCTGGCCGGAGACCGGTCCCTCGTGGCCGTGGTGGTCCACGAACTCGCGCACTCGTGGACGGGAAACCTCGTCACCAACGCCACCATGAACGACTTCTGGCTCAACGAGGGCTTCACCGTCTGGGCCGAGCGGAGGATCCTGGAGGTCGTTCGAGGCGGTGAAGCCGCCTCCCTGGCGTGGGCCATCGGGCAGACGGGCCTGGACCGATCCCTGGAGCGCTTCGGCGCCGCATCCCCCTATACGCGGTTGAAAACCGACTTGTGGGGCGTGGATCCCGACTCGATCTATTCGGAGGTCCCTTACGAGAAGGGGGCACGTCTGGTGGCCCTCCTGGAGCGCACCGCCGGCCGCGGCGTTTTCGACGCTTTCGTCCGGGACTACATCGAGCGCTTTCGGTTCACTTCCATCACCTCCGAGGAGTTCCTCGCCTTCCTTGAGGAACGTCTGCCGGGACCCGCCGCCGAGGTGGGCGTTAAGGAATGGGTGTACGGGACGGGGCTTCCCGCGAACGCCCCGCGCTTCGCTTCGAAGGCCCTGACCGCCATCGAGTCCAAGGCCGCCGCCTGGGCCGACGGGGTCCGTCCCTCGAAGGCCGACGCCGCCGCCTGGACCCCCGCCGAAACCCTGATCTACCTGCAGAACCTTCCGAGACCCCTTCCCGAGGACGACTGCGCTCTGCTGGACCGGACCTTCGGCCTGACGTCCCAGGGGAACTACGAGATCCTCGTGGAGTGGCTCTCCATCGCGGCCGTTTCCGACTACGCGCCCGCCTTCCCGCGGATCCGCGAGGTCCTGGGCCGCGTGGGGCGGATGAAATTCCTCCGGCCCCTCTACAAGGCGCTGGCCGCCAGCCCCAGAACCCGGGAGCTGGCCCGCGGCACCTTCGAGACGGTCAAGACCCGGTACCACAGCCTCTCCAGGCGGGTCGCCGAGGTGGAGATGGCCGCCTACCCCGAGGGCTGAGACGCTACCCCTTGAAACGGGCCGCGGTGGGACTCAGCGGGCGGCGGTCTGGTCCCGATGCCCCGCGTCCCGCTGGTCGTCCAGGTGGTAGAGCGAAACGGGGAGGGGCTCGTGGACCTTCTTCCCGTCCCTTCGGACGATGACGGCGGGGGCCCCCACGACGGTGCACCCGGCGGGCACGTCGCGGTTGATCACCACCGATTCCGCCCCCACGCGCGA
This Acidobacteriota bacterium DNA region includes the following protein-coding sequences:
- the rpsR gene encoding 30S ribosomal protein S18 → MGDPRRDAKGGKKKRFYKKDYLFKRKKYCKFCDTGVAFIDYKDVKLLSGYLRERAKIVPRRISGTCAIHQRQLTVAIKRARLLALLPFTQD
- a CDS encoding M1 family metallopeptidase, with translation MARIDPHSHFDPEQPLVRRLHWKVSADFDSHRLAGEARLFLAAPSEGPLDLDSDALDIREARDQRNRPVPFHLGDPDPVLGRRLRLDLPEGTTEVALRYATSPEAAALQWLSPEQTEGRAAPFLFSQCQPHHARSMVPCQDSPRVRITYRAEITVPEGMRPVMSAGDAEESPGPVPGTRTFAFEMPQPIPSYLLALAAGRLESRDLGPRSRIWAEPETVEAAAFEFAEIESMIAAAEGVFGPYEWDRYDMLVLPPSFPYGGMENPRLTFLTPTLLAGDRSLVAVVVHELAHSWTGNLVTNATMNDFWLNEGFTVWAERRILEVVRGGEAASLAWAIGQTGLDRSLERFGAASPYTRLKTDLWGVDPDSIYSEVPYEKGARLVALLERTAGRGVFDAFVRDYIERFRFTSITSEEFLAFLEERLPGPAAEVGVKEWVYGTGLPANAPRFASKALTAIESKAAAWADGVRPSKADAAAWTPAETLIYLQNLPRPLPEDDCALLDRTFGLTSQGNYEILVEWLSIAAVSDYAPAFPRIREVLGRVGRMKFLRPLYKALAASPRTRELARGTFETVKTRYHSLSRRVAEVEMAAYPEG
- a CDS encoding 50S ribosomal protein L25, with product MSQQFIEIEVEQRPEVRKKGRQWTASKGLIPGIVYGGGKEPVPIAVDPRKIIQILRSEKGRNTILLFSLKGTKAQRHVMVKEIQINPVTNELIHADFTRIMMDQKVKVRVPVVCEGTAYGVKTEGGLLDVIMREVQVECLPADIPDRVTIDLTPLKVGDSIKVSQLTFKEGVRVIENDLNQPVVVIAAPRIEAAPAAGEEAAPESQEPEVIGKGKKSEAEEEKEGK
- the pth gene encoding aminoacyl-tRNA hydrolase, which gives rise to MSVEFLVAGLGKPEPRYDRSPHNAGFLVADKVRELCRGPRFSRDGEAEASVCRWRGRAFLLLKPLTYMNRSGIAVARLVRRESLPAERVIVCYDDLDLPFGQVRLRLSGGAGGHHGMESILEELGTGDFPRIRLGIREEAVEKGEQVDYLLSPLDPDRHALLEEAAERAARAVLDAVAHGFLLAMNRHNRRGKPEPAAGA
- the rpsF gene encoding 30S ribosomal protein S6; protein product: MRHYETVVVLPPNLGETDLEAQVTLVEKDLKERFGGQNLVVNRWGKRTLAYPIRKFTEGYYVLYEYDSEAEDCVAGVEGRLRLNESVMRYLTIRRDEEVRSEAKLKARSAKRRRHAGEEDLDVGDSYAEDDQDME